The Lentzea guizhouensis genome contains a region encoding:
- the zapE gene encoding cell division protein ZapE, with protein sequence MAVDLRERLLARASSGGYSLDPAQLRAVDRLVALGERRRGVYLHGPVGRGKSFLADAFFDVLPVRRKRRVHFHAFFNELHTRISSRLHERGAVAHALKDLIGRCEVLAFDEFHLHDIGDAMLMTRLLEELRTRRVMIIATSNYPPDGLLPNPLYHDHFLPGIAIIRELMDTVSLDGPIDYRTLHGRTRSRFETGAIVKAAAVPTTPVVLEVNGRTITALGVDSRVWFDFGDLCEKPTSTADHLDLASRYDDWVIVGVPRLETCDREAQQRFANVVDVLVDRDARLTLVSDHTLPEIVGGQALDLARTASRLELINSIG encoded by the coding sequence GTGGCTGTGGATCTTCGGGAGCGTCTTCTCGCGCGGGCGTCTTCTGGCGGGTACTCGTTGGACCCGGCCCAGTTGCGCGCTGTGGACCGGCTGGTTGCGCTGGGGGAGCGCCGCCGAGGCGTCTACCTGCACGGGCCGGTCGGCCGGGGCAAGAGCTTCCTGGCCGACGCGTTCTTCGACGTGTTGCCCGTGCGACGCAAACGGCGCGTGCACTTCCATGCGTTCTTCAACGAGCTACACACACGGATCTCGTCACGGCTTCACGAGCGCGGTGCGGTGGCTCACGCGCTGAAGGACCTCATCGGCCGTTGCGAGGTATTGGCGTTCGACGAGTTCCACCTCCACGACATCGGCGACGCGATGTTGATGACCCGGTTGCTGGAGGAACTGCGGACGCGCCGCGTGATGATCATCGCCACCTCCAACTACCCGCCGGACGGGCTGCTGCCCAACCCGCTCTACCACGACCACTTCCTGCCGGGCATCGCGATCATCCGTGAGCTGATGGACACCGTGTCGCTGGACGGCCCGATCGACTACCGAACGCTGCACGGCCGCACGCGCTCGCGTTTCGAGACGGGCGCGATCGTGAAGGCTGCTGCCGTCCCGACGACGCCGGTGGTGCTGGAGGTCAACGGCCGGACGATCACGGCGCTCGGCGTGGACTCGCGGGTCTGGTTCGACTTCGGCGACCTGTGCGAGAAGCCGACGTCCACAGCGGACCACCTGGACCTGGCTTCCCGGTACGACGACTGGGTGATCGTCGGCGTACCGCGGCTGGAGACCTGCGATCGCGAGGCACAGCAACGGTTCGCGAACGTCGTGGACGTCCTCGTCGACCGCGACGCCCGCCTGACCCTGGTGAGCGACCACACGCTGCCCGAGATCGTCGGCGGCCAAGCCCTTGACCTCGCACGCACCGCGAGCCGGCTGGAGCTGATCAACTCCATCGGGTGA
- a CDS encoding ion transporter gives MMVRARVGSVVESNRFQMFILAVIVINAITLGAETSTVLQATFGPVLTSIDHLALATFTVELAARLFASGWKFFRDPWNVFDFVIVALALIPTAGPLSILRALRILRALRLVAMVPSMRRVVTALVRSIPGLVSLSGLLVLLVYVGGVIASNLFGDTGDPRFSGLGPTLLTLFQITTGDGWSDVMRDLMDQKPFAWVFFLIYLLVGTFTMLNLFIAVVCSAMQEEITLPAPRSGAHDDLLLQEVRALRDEVRALRANA, from the coding sequence ATGATGGTGCGCGCCCGCGTCGGATCGGTCGTGGAGAGCAACCGGTTCCAGATGTTCATCCTCGCGGTGATCGTGATCAACGCGATCACGCTCGGCGCGGAGACTTCGACGGTCCTGCAAGCAACTTTCGGCCCGGTGCTGACGTCGATCGACCACCTGGCCCTGGCGACCTTCACGGTCGAACTGGCCGCACGGCTGTTCGCGTCCGGCTGGAAGTTCTTCCGCGACCCGTGGAACGTCTTCGACTTCGTGATCGTCGCCCTCGCCCTGATCCCGACGGCCGGCCCGTTGTCGATCTTGCGCGCGCTGCGAATCCTGCGCGCGCTGCGCCTCGTCGCGATGGTGCCGAGCATGCGCCGCGTCGTGACGGCCCTGGTGAGGTCGATCCCCGGCCTGGTCTCGCTGTCCGGCCTGCTGGTGCTGCTCGTCTACGTCGGCGGCGTGATCGCGAGCAACCTGTTCGGCGACACGGGCGACCCGCGGTTCTCCGGCCTGGGCCCGACGTTGCTGACGCTGTTCCAGATCACCACCGGCGACGGGTGGTCGGACGTGATGCGCGACCTGATGGACCAAAAGCCGTTCGCGTGGGTCTTCTTCCTGATCTACCTGCTGGTGGGGACGTTCACGATGCTGAACCTGTTCATCGCGGTGGTGTGCAGCGCGATGCAGGAGGAGATCACGCTGCCCGCGCCTCGGTCGGGGGCGCACGACGACCTGCTGCTGCAGGAGGTGCGGGCGCTGCGGGACGAGGTGCGGGCGCTGAGGGCGAACGCGTGA